In one window of Haloimpatiens sp. FM7315 DNA:
- a CDS encoding TetR/AcrR family transcriptional regulator, protein MKQKTNRIAEQSKKWLIEALFDLMKEKPYSTITVKEISDKAQLSRRTFYRNFKIKEDLLCKYTDYLFEDYIKSIKENTDFSFASTLINYFEFWNKHIKELELLKQNHLFYFIMEKINSFIPDINEFSEVQWHDYDNHIEEEYMVLYNIGGLWNVLSKWIDNNERESPKEIAQAIKKAIRNFSKSI, encoded by the coding sequence TTGAAACAAAAAACAAATCGAATTGCTGAACAATCTAAAAAATGGTTAATTGAAGCCCTATTTGATTTAATGAAAGAAAAACCATACTCCACTATTACAGTTAAAGAAATATCCGATAAAGCACAATTATCAAGAAGAACATTTTATCGTAATTTTAAAATTAAAGAAGATCTACTATGTAAATACACGGATTATTTATTCGAAGACTATATAAAGTCTATAAAAGAAAACACTGATTTCTCTTTTGCTAGTACTCTTATTAATTATTTTGAATTCTGGAATAAACATATTAAAGAATTAGAATTACTTAAACAAAATCACTTATTTTATTTTATCATGGAAAAAATAAATTCATTTATACCTGATATAAATGAATTTTCAGAAGTTCAATGGCATGATTATGATAACCATATTGAAGAAGAATACATGGTTCTTTATAACATAGGTGGTCTTTGGAATGTGCTATCAAAATGGATAGACAATAACGAAAGAGAATCTCCTAAAGAAATAGCTCAGGCAATTAAAAAAGCAATTAGAAATTTTTCAAAATCAATTTAA